One genomic window of Oncorhynchus clarkii lewisi isolate Uvic-CL-2024 chromosome 5, UVic_Ocla_1.0, whole genome shotgun sequence includes the following:
- the LOC139408382 gene encoding actin-related protein 2/3 complex subunit 5-like protein, with product MAKNTLSSRFRKLDIDEFDENKFVDDHDEAVDNQGPDGAEIDNLIRQGDMMTAFHIALRNPPVNTKNPAIKERALAIVLRVLTSFKSSDIEPAVKSLDRSGVDLLMKYIYRGFEKPSDNSSAILLQWHEKAFAVGGLGSIVRVLTARKTV from the exons ATGGCGAAAAACACTCTTTCGTCGCGATTCAGGAAACTCGACATAGATGAATTTGATGAGAACAAATTCGTGGATGATCACGATGAGGCTGTCGACAATCAAGGACCCGACGGCGCGGAGATAGACAACCTCATCAGGCA AGGCgacatgatgacagcttttcacattGCTCTCCGGAACCCTCCTGTCAACACTAAGAATCCAGCAATAAAG GAAAGGGCTCTGGCAATAGTGCTGAGAGTGTTGACGTCATTCAAGTCCAGTGATATCGAGCCAGCTGTCAAGTCGCTAGACAGAAGCGGGGTGGACCTGCTTATGAAGTACATATATAGAGGCTTTGAGAAGCCCTCTGACAATAGCAGTGCCATTCTCCTACAGTGGCACGAAAAG GCTTTCGCAGTTGGGGGCTTAGGGTCAATCGTAAGAGTTCTGACCGCCCGAAAGACAGTTTGA